In Ornithorhynchus anatinus isolate Pmale09 chromosome 17, mOrnAna1.pri.v4, whole genome shotgun sequence, the following proteins share a genomic window:
- the LOC114817651 gene encoding NKG2-D type II integral membrane protein-like yields MSEHNIASEEMKFPNALQKQKRRHTKVKREDCSVLPWPLFAGTLAILSLGLMASIVVITVLITNHSSNQGHQSLPALPNNTTSQRDCYNGTCSENWIWSRGSCYYISKESKPWPNSQAACKKKNSSLLKIDSREELESFLKYLKASYWVGLSHNGTAGPSLWEDASALSQDKLTVINLSHKGNCAYFGMGLYVFYEHCDASNTYICEQMAM; encoded by the exons ATGAGTGAACACAATATAGCCTCTGAAGAAATGAAATTTCCCAACGCATtgcagaagcagaagagaagacaTACAAAAGTGAAGAGAGAAG ATTGCTCAGTTCTTCCCTGGCCGTTATTTGCTGGAACTCTGGCCATCTTGTCCCTCGGACTCATGGCCTCCATAGTAGTAATCACTGTCCTGATTACGAACC ACTCTTCCAACCAAGGACATCAAAGCCTTCCTGCACTTCCAAACAACACCACATCCCAGAGAG ATTGTTATAATGGCACTTGCTCAGAAAACTGGATTTGGAGTAGAGGGAGCTGCTATTATATTTCCAAAGAAAGCAAGCCTTGGCCAAACAGTCAAGCTGCCTGCAAGAAAAAGAATTCCAGTCTCCTGAAGATAGACAGCAGAGAAGAGTTAGAA AGTTTCCTGAAATACCTGAAAGCGTCCTATTGGGTTGGGCTGTCTCATAACGGCACAGCAGGGCCCTCGCTGTGGGAGGACGCTTCTGCTCTCTCACAGGACAA GTTAACAGTGATTAACCTTTCCCATAAAGGAAACTGTGCCTATTTTGGAATGGGACTCTATGTCTTTTATGAACACTGTGATGCATCAAATACTTACATTTGTGAACAGATGGCAATGTAG